In Rhodomicrobium lacus, the following proteins share a genomic window:
- a CDS encoding phage portal protein: protein MFSPMAEVRRLQARAAVKVLRKRSYDGALAPRRSMGWSRGASANGSISPALAKLRDHARDLVRNTPMARVPDVLAAHIVGTGIVPTSRTGKRAIDKKVNALFAEWQKQAIVSGDVDFYGSQALVVRAMVEGGEALVRYLPRSSDSTLPVPLHLRLMEGDQLDESKSGIPGRSSGGTATLGIEFDADGQRTGYWVRKAHPGDPVTLMGSLDSVFVPARDIAHIYRPLRIGQVRGVSWFAPILLTARDLADYMEATLVKARVESCFAGFVESADVGMPANLASATRASAETRRGPEALELSPGMMTRLEPGEKVTFAQPSSSTSFEAYTLNAAMSVAAGAGITYDQFTGDLRQANYSSLRAGKIEFRALVRQIQHHLIIPRYCQPTWDRFIECAILSGTLKQRPGGYPVTWIAPGFEPIDPKKDLEADILAVRSGRMTWDEFVAEWGNDPIEQLDAIARINEAFDERGITLDIDPRKVTATGAAQSANSPEKSDSSKKQDEQDAAD, encoded by the coding sequence GTGTTTTCGCCTATGGCGGAAGTGCGGCGCCTTCAGGCGCGTGCGGCGGTCAAGGTGCTCCGAAAACGCTCCTATGACGGTGCGCTCGCGCCGCGCCGCTCCATGGGCTGGAGCCGTGGGGCGTCGGCCAATGGCAGCATAAGCCCGGCGCTGGCAAAGCTGCGCGATCACGCTCGCGACCTGGTGCGCAACACACCTATGGCGAGAGTGCCGGATGTGCTAGCCGCGCACATCGTGGGCACGGGCATCGTGCCGACTTCCCGCACGGGGAAGCGCGCGATCGATAAGAAGGTGAATGCGCTTTTCGCCGAATGGCAGAAGCAGGCCATCGTTTCCGGCGATGTCGATTTCTACGGCTCACAGGCGCTGGTTGTTCGCGCGATGGTCGAAGGTGGCGAGGCGCTCGTGCGCTATCTCCCACGCTCGTCCGACAGCACTCTGCCGGTGCCGCTGCATCTGCGACTTATGGAGGGCGATCAGCTCGACGAGAGTAAATCGGGCATACCGGGCCGCTCTTCGGGTGGGACGGCGACGCTCGGCATCGAATTCGACGCGGATGGCCAGCGCACTGGCTATTGGGTGCGAAAGGCGCATCCGGGTGATCCCGTGACACTCATGGGCTCGCTCGACAGCGTATTCGTGCCCGCCCGCGACATCGCGCATATCTATCGCCCGCTCCGCATCGGGCAAGTTCGCGGCGTCTCGTGGTTCGCGCCGATCTTGCTCACGGCGCGCGATCTTGCCGACTACATGGAGGCGACGCTCGTCAAAGCCCGCGTGGAAAGCTGCTTTGCTGGGTTCGTGGAATCTGCCGATGTTGGGATGCCCGCAAACCTGGCCTCGGCAACGAGAGCAAGCGCGGAAACGCGGCGGGGGCCGGAAGCGCTCGAACTTTCTCCGGGCATGATGACCCGGCTGGAGCCCGGCGAGAAAGTCACCTTCGCACAGCCGTCATCCTCGACCAGTTTCGAAGCCTACACGCTCAACGCAGCGATGAGTGTCGCGGCCGGCGCTGGCATTACCTACGATCAGTTCACGGGCGATCTGAGACAGGCGAACTATTCGAGCTTGAGGGCTGGGAAAATCGAGTTTCGGGCGCTGGTGAGGCAAATTCAGCACCATCTGATCATTCCTCGCTACTGCCAGCCGACGTGGGATCGCTTCATCGAATGCGCGATCCTTTCAGGCACGCTCAAACAGCGGCCGGGCGGGTATCCGGTTACATGGATCGCGCCTGGCTTCGAGCCTATCGATCCGAAGAAAGACCTTGAGGCGGATATTCTTGCGGTCAGGTCTGGCCGGATGACGTGGGATGAGTTCGTGGCCGAATGGGGCAACGATCCGATCGAGCAGCTCGACGCCATCGCCCGCATCAACGAGGCTTTCGACGAGCGAGGGATCACCCTCGATATCGACCCGCGCAAGGTGACGGCAACAGGGGCGGCTCAATCCGCCAACTCTCCGGAAAAGTCGGACAGTTCCAAGAAACAGGATGAACAAGATGCCGCAGATTGA
- a CDS encoding phage head-tail joining protein — MAFTQADIDALKRAIATGARKVRYESGGEVREVTYRSLDEMERSLAAMEREISGASRPRSVLVSHNRSR, encoded by the coding sequence ATGGCCTTCACGCAAGCCGACATCGACGCGCTGAAGCGCGCCATCGCGACCGGTGCCCGCAAGGTGCGCTACGAGAGCGGCGGCGAGGTGCGCGAAGTGACCTATCGCTCTCTCGACGAGATGGAGCGGTCGCTCGCGGCCATGGAGCGCGAGATTTCGGGCGCTTCTCGCCCGCGTTCTGTGCTCGTTTCCCATAATCGGAGCCGATAA
- a CDS encoding phage terminase large subunit family protein — MKFKHSALRIVARTLAKLLEPPMPIPPSKWARENLMVPDGPRAGELWDPYLTPYLIEPLDMLGPDCPVNKVVVRKSAQTGFTTLGIAWIGHTIDRDPCRMAVVQPTDSALSEFLSEKLNLAISETKALKEKVQAQKSRSSQGSTTYTKRYPGGSLSCLIATSTADLRSKTLKKVFKDEASEYPDDLDGQGSPHAMISARYTSFLASGDWKELNISTPVLKGACYISDEFDAGDQRFWHVTCPHCGEQFTFEFDRKWFKFNDVYPYEAHYIAPCCGSVIEYHERNALVRAGEWIALEPAPGKFPSYHFDALSSPFVPWDEIAKKFIEAGDDPAKQKGFWNLTLGLPYELRTDTPDHTRLMERREDGLTRGHIPPQALLLVASADVQMRGIYVEVLAIAPDRQSWVVDVQYLDGETTDAERGAFAKLTDLYERTYPDAFGNRRRVDLFGVDSGYQTNTVYTWCRNRPGAMALKGEDGWSRPALGSPTLQDIDYGGRKIKKGAQKWSVGTWPLKATFYSDLRKDGLKAGREIDPPGYCHFGTWLDEVYFRQITSEYVADEKFKGRNRKVWKIKFREENHWLDCRVYNMALAEYLGLSRMTADDWAVLAKERGVPEEARAVDLLSPAPVRAAAASEAAKETAPEPAPEPKQEEPGGNDWFKGRNRGWFKR; from the coding sequence ATGAAGTTCAAGCACTCTGCCCTCCGTATCGTCGCGCGCACGCTGGCGAAGCTCCTGGAGCCGCCGATGCCGATCCCGCCTTCAAAGTGGGCACGGGAAAATCTCATGGTGCCTGACGGCCCGCGCGCCGGTGAACTTTGGGACCCGTATCTGACGCCCTATCTGATCGAGCCGCTCGACATGCTCGGACCGGATTGCCCGGTGAACAAGGTCGTGGTGCGGAAGAGCGCGCAGACCGGCTTCACGACGCTCGGCATCGCCTGGATCGGTCACACGATCGACCGTGATCCGTGCCGCATGGCCGTGGTGCAGCCGACGGACAGCGCATTGAGCGAATTTTTGAGCGAGAAACTAAACCTCGCAATCAGCGAGACGAAGGCGCTCAAGGAAAAGGTGCAGGCGCAGAAGTCGCGCAGCTCGCAAGGGTCGACGACGTACACGAAACGCTATCCGGGCGGCTCTCTGAGCTGCCTGATCGCCACGTCGACCGCAGATCTTCGCTCAAAGACACTGAAAAAGGTCTTCAAGGACGAGGCGAGCGAATACCCGGACGATCTCGACGGGCAAGGTTCGCCGCATGCGATGATCAGCGCCCGCTACACGAGTTTTCTCGCGAGCGGAGACTGGAAAGAGCTGAATATCTCGACGCCGGTGCTTAAGGGTGCCTGTTACATCTCGGACGAGTTCGACGCAGGAGATCAGCGCTTCTGGCATGTGACCTGCCCGCATTGCGGCGAGCAATTCACTTTCGAGTTTGACCGCAAGTGGTTCAAGTTCAACGATGTCTACCCTTACGAAGCTCACTACATCGCGCCGTGCTGCGGTTCTGTGATCGAATATCATGAGCGCAACGCGTTGGTGCGCGCTGGCGAGTGGATCGCGCTGGAGCCTGCGCCGGGGAAGTTCCCCAGCTACCATTTCGATGCGTTGTCGAGCCCCTTCGTGCCATGGGACGAGATCGCGAAGAAGTTCATCGAGGCCGGGGACGATCCGGCCAAGCAGAAAGGCTTCTGGAACCTCACGCTCGGCTTGCCCTACGAGCTGCGCACCGACACGCCTGATCACACACGGCTGATGGAGCGGCGCGAAGACGGTCTCACGCGCGGGCACATCCCGCCGCAGGCTCTCTTGCTGGTGGCATCGGCTGACGTGCAGATGCGCGGCATCTATGTCGAGGTGTTGGCGATCGCGCCAGACCGGCAGAGCTGGGTTGTTGACGTGCAGTATCTCGACGGCGAGACGACGGACGCCGAGCGCGGCGCCTTCGCCAAGCTCACCGACTTGTATGAGCGGACCTATCCTGACGCGTTCGGCAATCGCCGCCGCGTCGACCTGTTCGGCGTGGACAGCGGCTATCAGACGAACACGGTCTACACCTGGTGCCGCAATCGGCCCGGGGCAATGGCGCTGAAGGGCGAGGACGGCTGGAGCCGCCCAGCGCTCGGATCGCCAACGCTTCAGGACATCGACTACGGCGGCAGGAAGATCAAGAAGGGCGCGCAGAAGTGGTCGGTCGGCACGTGGCCGCTGAAAGCCACGTTCTACTCTGACCTTCGCAAGGACGGGCTGAAGGCGGGCCGAGAGATCGACCCGCCCGGCTATTGCCATTTCGGCACCTGGCTCGACGAGGTGTATTTCCGGCAGATCACGTCGGAATATGTCGCCGACGAGAAGTTCAAGGGCCGCAATCGCAAGGTCTGGAAGATCAAGTTCCGCGAGGAAAACCACTGGCTCGACTGCCGCGTCTACAACATGGCGCTGGCCGAATATCTCGGCCTGTCGCGCATGACGGCGGACGATTGGGCGGTGCTGGCGAAAGAGCGCGGCGTGCCTGAAGAGGCGCGCGCTGTCGATTTGCTGTCACCGGCACCGGTTCGGGCGGCGGCGGCGTCCGAAGCCGCGAAAGAGACTGCGCCGGAGCCCGCCCCGGAGCCGAAACAGGAAGAACCGGGCGGGAACGACTGGTTCAAGGGCCGCAACCGCGGCTGGTTCAAGCGATAA
- a CDS encoding MarR family transcriptional regulator, producing the protein MNLTADTQEPVGAGLWVSVSDLAARKGVTKQTISERVAKLVRDGLIETRPGPGRAKLVNLAAYDRAVGETGDAAKELGAATKASIRAQEQGEPAPATGGDHVLAREQARRMAYEADLAKLKLEERLGNLLPIEDIEAAMVRCAEALTRAFEQLPTRADDLAAAVAKDGVNGARAFLKTVARDMRALLAKEMRLLDKDEPQEATEAEGQGEE; encoded by the coding sequence ATGAACCTGACGGCTGACACGCAAGAGCCAGTCGGCGCTGGCTTGTGGGTCAGCGTCTCCGATCTGGCGGCCCGCAAGGGCGTCACGAAGCAGACGATTTCCGAGCGGGTGGCCAAGCTCGTCCGCGACGGGCTGATCGAGACGCGTCCTGGCCCCGGGCGGGCGAAGCTCGTCAATCTGGCTGCCTACGATAGGGCCGTCGGCGAAACTGGCGACGCGGCCAAAGAGCTGGGCGCGGCGACGAAAGCCTCTATCCGCGCGCAGGAACAGGGTGAACCCGCTCCCGCGACCGGCGGCGATCACGTGCTGGCGCGCGAGCAGGCTCGCCGCATGGCCTACGAGGCCGACCTCGCGAAACTGAAGCTCGAAGAACGGCTCGGCAATCTGCTGCCGATCGAGGATATCGAGGCGGCGATGGTGCGCTGCGCCGAGGCACTGACCCGTGCTTTCGAGCAGCTCCCGACACGCGCAGACGATCTGGCTGCGGCGGTGGCGAAGGATGGCGTGAACGGGGCGCGGGCCTTTCTGAAGACGGTGGCGCGGGACATGCGGGCGTTGCTCGCGAAGGAGATGAGGCTGCTCGATAAAGACGAGCCGCAGGAGGCGACAGAGGCCGAAGGGCAGGGCGAGGAATGA
- a CDS encoding DNA primase family protein, whose amino-acid sequence MTGSTDPNKHIADIVEGSLEEDDYGCDAAELGGDDYGGLPPGITLDMIAGNAVLDQNDTDNARRLLNLYGDRLLNVNQVGMHFWDGRRWEFEGGDHEAERCAQQTAKMIKLEHRYLPVPEIVRIQIERAAPLKAREEESLSAEEKMVLALGAAAETALEKRRAGRVKFGISCGNRARTVAMIQQAVPHITVTPAALDADPLKCNVQNGTLVFEVKEIEEEDLECPDPDVVRMVRRKVASVRLDPHRREDRISKMAACSYDPKATAPRFLAFMERFQPDDAQRRYLQVAAGRGLLGGASTQCLIFLYGDGANGKSVWMETMARIIGDYAGRLKPESITGTQEQAGDRPNPDFARLAGKRFVAIAELPRGSPLREGLIKTVTGSEPIPVRHLNKGFFDLIPELIPFMSGNELPQIGGLDKGIWRRMKFLHWPVTLTEAEQRPLPEVVGEFMEEAAGVLNWLIEGARIFLTEGLLEPPAVRGLTQSHREDSDPVGAFIRDCVKPLPGAQVQARAMYTAFAKYCASNAIKPWSETSFSKAMKQKGFIREDKRIRQWMDVTLDWIPEGDPQPPHREDEH is encoded by the coding sequence ATGACCGGCTCGACCGATCCGAACAAGCACATTGCCGATATCGTCGAGGGCTCGCTCGAAGAAGACGATTATGGCTGCGACGCGGCCGAGCTTGGTGGCGACGATTATGGCGGCCTGCCGCCGGGCATCACGCTCGACATGATCGCGGGTAATGCCGTGCTCGACCAGAATGACACGGACAACGCGAGGCGGCTGCTCAACCTCTATGGCGACCGACTGCTCAATGTGAACCAGGTCGGTATGCACTTTTGGGACGGGCGCCGCTGGGAATTTGAGGGGGGCGACCACGAGGCCGAGCGCTGTGCACAGCAAACCGCGAAGATGATCAAGCTGGAACACCGCTATCTGCCGGTGCCGGAGATCGTGCGCATTCAGATTGAGCGGGCGGCGCCGCTGAAGGCCCGAGAGGAAGAAAGCCTCTCGGCCGAGGAAAAGATGGTGCTCGCGCTTGGCGCGGCTGCCGAAACCGCGCTCGAAAAGCGTCGAGCGGGGCGGGTGAAGTTCGGCATCAGTTGCGGCAACCGCGCCCGAACGGTGGCGATGATCCAGCAAGCGGTGCCCCATATCACTGTCACTCCCGCAGCCCTCGATGCGGACCCGCTGAAATGCAACGTCCAGAACGGGACGCTTGTTTTCGAGGTGAAGGAGATCGAGGAGGAAGATCTCGAATGCCCCGATCCGGACGTCGTGCGCATGGTGAGGCGGAAAGTCGCGAGCGTGCGCCTCGATCCGCATCGGCGGGAGGACCGCATCTCGAAAATGGCGGCATGCTCCTACGATCCGAAGGCGACGGCACCGCGTTTTTTGGCGTTTATGGAGCGTTTCCAGCCGGACGATGCACAGCGGCGATACCTGCAAGTTGCTGCCGGGCGTGGTCTGCTCGGCGGCGCCTCCACGCAATGTCTGATTTTTCTCTATGGTGATGGCGCCAATGGCAAATCAGTCTGGATGGAGACCATGGCCCGGATCATTGGCGACTATGCCGGGCGTCTGAAGCCGGAAAGCATCACGGGAACGCAAGAGCAGGCCGGAGATAGACCAAATCCTGATTTCGCGCGCCTTGCTGGCAAGCGGTTCGTCGCTATCGCCGAGCTTCCGCGCGGTTCACCCCTGCGCGAGGGGCTGATCAAGACCGTGACAGGCTCGGAGCCGATCCCCGTGCGGCACTTGAACAAGGGCTTTTTCGATCTGATTCCGGAGCTCATCCCCTTCATGTCGGGTAACGAACTGCCGCAGATCGGAGGCCTCGACAAGGGCATTTGGCGGCGCATGAAGTTCCTTCACTGGCCCGTGACGCTCACTGAGGCCGAACAGAGACCGCTGCCCGAAGTGGTCGGGGAGTTCATGGAAGAGGCCGCTGGCGTCCTGAACTGGCTGATCGAAGGGGCACGGATCTTTCTCACGGAAGGGCTGCTCGAGCCGCCCGCGGTTCGTGGGCTAACGCAAAGCCATCGCGAGGATAGCGATCCCGTTGGGGCTTTCATCCGAGATTGCGTGAAGCCTCTCCCGGGCGCCCAGGTGCAGGCTCGCGCGATGTACACCGCCTTCGCAAAGTACTGCGCCTCCAATGCGATCAAGCCCTGGTCAGAAACATCCTTCTCCAAAGCCATGAAGCAAAAAGGGTTCATACGCGAGGATAAGCGCATCCGGCAGTGGATGGATGTGACGCTCGACTGGATCCCGGAAGGCGACCCGCAGCCCCCGCATCGGGAGGATGAGCATTGA
- a CDS encoding DNA methyltransferase — protein MVSLDEASCLRGFGGTKTFREFMRLFDAVTYKFVATATPSPNDYIELLAYAAFLGIMDVGEAKTRFFKRNSEKADKLTLHPHKEEEFWLWVASWALFIQRPSDLGFSDEGYNLPPMTVHYREVQSDLRAKDADRGGQFMLLRDAAMGLQDAAREKRETLPARVEALKTILADDPESHYLIWHDLEAERHAIDAAVPGVVSVYGSQDLDQREQCIVEFSNGKFKYLSAKPVIAGSGCNFQRHCHKAVFLGIGFKFNDFIQAIHRIQRFLQEWPVEITIIYAESEREILRTLKRKWDQHNQMVARMSQIIKDYGLSHAAMADALQRSLGCKRIEVSAERYRLVNADTVEETARIPEASVGLIVTSIPFSTQYEYSPSYNDFGHTNDDAHFWAQMDYLIPELFRVLQPGRLAAIHVKDRIIPGGVSGFGFQTLSTFSYDCIAGFRKHGFAFLGEKVITTDVVRENNQTYRLGWTEQCKDGSRMGFGVPEKLLLFRKPPSDRSNGYADSPVVKDKKWRVDEDRETGTAAHWQHPNGYSRARWQLDAHAYTRSSGNRLITADEIVGFGASDVYKIWKKFSLETVYDFEHHVQIAEALEERGRLPADFMLLPPHSRHPDVWTDITRMLSANTLQAAKGKEMHLCPLQFDIVDRAINQWSMPGEVVFDPFGGLMTVPMRAVKFGRIGWGNELNHRYFLDGVKYVEAEARALDVPNLFAALDAARDEIAEAA, from the coding sequence GTGGTCTCGCTCGACGAGGCGAGTTGCCTGCGCGGCTTTGGCGGCACGAAGACCTTCCGCGAGTTCATGCGGTTGTTCGACGCCGTGACATACAAGTTCGTGGCAACCGCGACGCCCTCGCCGAACGACTATATCGAGCTGCTCGCCTACGCGGCGTTTCTCGGCATCATGGATGTCGGCGAGGCGAAGACGCGGTTCTTCAAGCGCAATTCCGAGAAGGCCGACAAGCTCACCCTTCACCCGCACAAGGAGGAAGAGTTCTGGCTGTGGGTGGCGTCGTGGGCGCTGTTCATCCAGCGGCCGAGCGATCTCGGTTTCTCGGATGAAGGCTATAACCTCCCGCCGATGACGGTGCATTACCGCGAGGTGCAGAGCGATCTGCGCGCGAAGGACGCCGATCGAGGTGGGCAGTTCATGCTGCTCCGCGACGCGGCGATGGGCTTGCAGGATGCGGCGCGGGAGAAGCGCGAGACGCTGCCCGCGCGCGTCGAAGCCTTGAAGACGATCCTCGCTGACGATCCCGAAAGCCATTACCTCATCTGGCACGATCTCGAAGCGGAGCGGCACGCGATCGACGCGGCCGTGCCTGGCGTCGTTTCGGTCTATGGCTCGCAGGACCTCGACCAGCGTGAGCAATGCATCGTCGAGTTCTCTAACGGCAAATTCAAGTATCTCTCGGCAAAACCCGTCATCGCCGGATCGGGCTGCAACTTCCAGCGCCATTGCCACAAGGCCGTGTTTCTCGGCATCGGCTTCAAATTCAACGATTTCATCCAGGCGATCCATCGCATCCAGCGATTCCTGCAGGAGTGGCCTGTCGAGATCACGATCATCTACGCCGAGAGCGAGCGCGAAATCTTGCGCACGCTGAAGCGCAAGTGGGATCAGCACAATCAAATGGTGGCGCGCATGAGCCAGATCATCAAGGACTACGGGTTGAGCCACGCCGCCATGGCGGACGCGTTGCAGCGCTCTCTCGGCTGCAAGCGGATCGAAGTCTCGGCCGAGCGCTATCGGCTCGTAAATGCCGACACGGTCGAAGAGACGGCGCGCATACCGGAGGCCAGCGTCGGGCTGATCGTGACCTCGATCCCGTTCTCGACGCAGTACGAATATTCGCCTTCCTACAACGATTTCGGGCACACGAACGACGATGCGCATTTCTGGGCGCAGATGGATTATCTGATCCCGGAACTGTTCCGCGTGCTTCAGCCGGGGCGGCTTGCCGCGATCCATGTGAAGGATCGGATCATTCCAGGCGGCGTGTCCGGCTTCGGCTTTCAAACGCTCAGCACCTTCTCCTATGACTGCATTGCGGGGTTTCGGAAGCACGGGTTCGCGTTTCTCGGCGAGAAAGTGATCACCACGGACGTGGTGCGCGAGAACAACCAGACCTATCGGCTGGGCTGGACCGAGCAGTGCAAAGACGGCTCTCGCATGGGCTTCGGCGTGCCGGAGAAGCTCCTGCTGTTTCGCAAGCCGCCGTCTGATCGGTCGAACGGCTATGCCGACTCGCCCGTGGTGAAGGACAAGAAATGGCGCGTTGATGAGGACCGCGAAACCGGGACGGCAGCGCACTGGCAGCACCCGAACGGATATAGCCGCGCGCGTTGGCAGCTCGATGCGCACGCCTACACGCGGTCGAGCGGCAACCGACTGATCACCGCCGACGAGATCGTGGGGTTCGGCGCGAGCGATGTTTACAAGATCTGGAAGAAGTTCTCGCTCGAAACCGTCTACGATTTCGAGCACCACGTGCAGATCGCTGAAGCACTCGAAGAGCGCGGGAGGCTGCCGGCAGACTTCATGCTCCTGCCGCCGCACTCGCGGCACCCCGACGTGTGGACCGATATCACGCGCATGCTTTCCGCGAACACGCTGCAAGCCGCGAAGGGCAAGGAAATGCATCTTTGCCCGCTGCAATTCGACATCGTCGACCGGGCGATCAACCAGTGGTCGATGCCCGGTGAAGTCGTGTTCGACCCGTTCGGCGGACTGATGACGGTGCCGATGCGCGCCGTGAAATTCGGGCGCATCGGCTGGGGCAACGAGTTGAACCACCGCTACTTCCTCGACGGCGTGAAATATGTCGAGGCGGAAGCGCGGGCACTCGATGTGCCGAACCTGTTCGCAGCACTCGATGCCGCGCGCGACGAGATCGCGGAGGCGGCATGA
- a CDS encoding DUF7146 domain-containing protein — protein MLSPAQIEDLKARVDLASLAEQLGAKLRRSGRHMMGSCPICGGGKRATRFEIKGSQWVCAVCGDGGDAIKLIQAVTGCDFPAAVDRLGGARPLTREEEAKIAAVRQRREAARQAEQERYRQKEIEAARLIYDRGRALQSGGAISRYFAARNCDGGPGLAPGLRGAADVPYFHGETVDHTGRKSPRVVHRGPALLSPVHDNDGAFIALHITWLKPDFSGKAEIVDPETGELLPAKKVRGSMGGGHIVVLGSRETPRRLFKGEGIETVYSVATALYRLGRLRPGDLFWSSVSLGNLGGRAICTVAHPTLKGPTGRPQRIPGPVPDLNPAIPSISIPASIEQLVLLGDGDSDPFLTTKTLERGRARYARDGLRIGIAMAEGGRDFNDMLEGSA, from the coding sequence ATGCTGAGCCCGGCGCAAATCGAGGATCTGAAGGCGCGCGTCGATCTCGCCTCGCTCGCCGAGCAGCTCGGAGCGAAGCTCCGCCGATCCGGCCGTCACATGATGGGCTCGTGCCCGATCTGCGGCGGGGGAAAGCGCGCGACGCGGTTCGAGATCAAGGGATCGCAGTGGGTTTGCGCCGTGTGCGGTGATGGCGGCGACGCGATCAAGCTCATTCAGGCGGTGACAGGGTGCGATTTTCCGGCGGCTGTCGATCGGCTCGGCGGAGCGCGGCCGTTGACGCGTGAGGAAGAAGCGAAGATCGCGGCTGTGCGCCAGAGGCGCGAGGCTGCGCGCCAGGCCGAGCAGGAGCGCTACCGTCAGAAGGAAATCGAGGCGGCGCGGCTGATCTATGATCGCGGCCGGGCGCTGCAATCGGGCGGTGCCATCTCACGCTATTTCGCGGCGCGGAATTGCGACGGGGGGCCCGGTCTCGCGCCCGGTCTGCGCGGCGCGGCGGACGTGCCGTATTTCCACGGCGAAACGGTCGACCACACGGGGCGCAAGAGCCCGCGCGTCGTGCATCGCGGTCCGGCGCTGCTTTCGCCTGTGCACGATAATGACGGCGCCTTCATCGCGCTGCACATCACGTGGCTCAAGCCGGATTTTTCAGGCAAGGCCGAGATCGTCGATCCCGAGACGGGTGAGCTGTTGCCCGCGAAGAAAGTGCGCGGGTCGATGGGAGGCGGGCACATCGTTGTGCTTGGCTCCCGCGAGACGCCGCGCCGCCTGTTCAAGGGCGAGGGCATCGAGACCGTCTATTCGGTCGCGACGGCGCTTTACCGTCTCGGGCGGCTCCGGCCCGGCGACCTCTTCTGGTCGAGCGTTTCTCTCGGTAATCTCGGCGGGCGGGCCATCTGCACCGTGGCGCATCCGACGCTCAAGGGGCCGACCGGACGGCCGCAACGCATTCCGGGGCCGGTGCCGGATCTGAACCCCGCTATTCCGTCGATCTCGATCCCCGCCAGCATCGAGCAGCTCGTGCTGCTGGGCGACGGCGACAGCGATCCCTTTCTGACGACGAAAACGCTCGAGCGGGGGCGAGCCCGCTATGCGCGCGATGGGCTGCGCATCGGTATCGCCATGGCCGAAGGCGGGCGCGATTTCAACGACATGCTGGAGGGGAGCGCATGA
- a CDS encoding LexA family protein: MSNGVLDRINRRLKTVGISAAAASRAATGSPDTIRNIQRAVEIGRPRSITAATAEKLAKPLRTNAAWLLTGAGDEETTNPVDVFEVPIISWVSAGRLFHVEPQSGLSECPKLLMAGLRAGEWIALTIKGDSMDRVAPEGSHILVNRREKMLINGNFYVVLTSDGEATFKRYRHNPDRLEPFSTNSSHETIFINQPTEVIGTVRKVITDL, from the coding sequence ATGAGCAACGGTGTGTTGGACAGGATCAATCGAAGGCTGAAAACGGTCGGCATCAGCGCCGCCGCTGCATCGCGCGCGGCTACTGGGTCCCCGGACACTATCAGGAATATTCAGCGTGCCGTCGAAATTGGGCGCCCGAGAAGTATCACTGCCGCAACAGCCGAAAAGCTTGCAAAGCCGCTCCGCACCAATGCCGCTTGGCTACTTACAGGTGCTGGGGACGAAGAAACGACCAATCCTGTCGATGTGTTCGAAGTGCCAATAATATCTTGGGTGAGCGCCGGGCGGCTTTTCCATGTAGAGCCCCAAAGCGGCTTGTCGGAATGCCCGAAACTGCTCATGGCGGGGCTCCGAGCAGGCGAGTGGATCGCTCTGACAATTAAGGGCGATTCCATGGATAGAGTTGCACCAGAAGGATCGCATATTCTGGTGAACCGACGCGAAAAAATGCTGATAAATGGCAATTTTTACGTCGTGTTAACAAGTGATGGTGAGGCGACATTCAAGAGATATCGCCACAACCCCGATCGCCTGGAACCGTTCTCAACAAATTCCTCCCACGAGACCATTTTTATTAATCAGCCTACGGAAGTGATCGGCACTGTTAGAAAAGTAATCACCGATTTGTGA